A region of Triplophysa rosa linkage group LG16, Trosa_1v2, whole genome shotgun sequence DNA encodes the following proteins:
- the LOC130566749 gene encoding GTP-binding protein Rit1-like gives MESLRGTVGHSREYKLVMLGEGGVGKSAIIMQFISHRFPEDHDPTIEDAYKTQIRIDDEPANLDILDTAGQAEFTAMRDQYMRAGEGFIISYSITDRRSFQEARQFKQLIYRVRRTVDTPVVLVGNKSDLAHLRQVSVEEGRQLAREFQCPFFETSAAFRYYIDEVFAALVRQIRQREVEMVQGSVRKSRRNHSLWSRLKAPFHKTQQSKH, from the exons ATGGAGTCCTTGCGGGGTACAGTGGGTCACTCCCGCGAGTACAAATTGGTGATGTTAGGAGAGGGGGGTGTGGGCAAAAGTG CCATCATCATGCAGTTTATAAGTCACAGATTTCCAGAGGACCATGACCCGACTATCg AGGATGCTTATAAAACACAGATTCGCATAGATGATGAGCCAGCAAACCTGGACATCTTGGACACAGCAGGACAG GCAGAGTTCACAGCGATGCGCGATCAGTACATGCGAGCAGGTGAAGGTTTCATCATCTCTTACTCCATCACAGACCGTCGCAGTTTCCAAGAGGCTCGGCAGTTTAAGCAGCTGATCTACCGGGTGCGACGCACAGTCGACACGCCGGTTGTACTGGTGGGAAACAAGTCTGACCTGGCCCATCTAAGACAG GTGTCAGTGGAGGAGGGCAGACAGCTGGCAAGAGAGTTCCAGTGCCCATTTTTTGAGACTTCAGCAGCATTCCGTTATTACATTGATGAGGTGTTTGCCGCACTGGTCCGCCAGATCCGTCAGCGTGAAGTAGAGATGGTGCAGGGGAGTGTGAGGAAAAGTCGACGTAATCATTCCCTCTGGAGTCGCCTTAAAGCCCCCTTCCACAAGACACAGCAGTCTAAGCACTGA